A window of the Bdellovibrio sp. ZAP7 genome harbors these coding sequences:
- a CDS encoding response regulator yields MKIRFTVIDDAAFLRELIKNIMSSAGHICVGEAENGNDGIRLVSSVLPDLVFLDMVMPLRNGLESARAIKESHPDIMIIGCSTIDSDAMIEKAHEAGFDAYITKPFTKENLLMVVSKVLPQAGESTHGRT; encoded by the coding sequence ATGAAGATACGTTTCACTGTTATCGATGATGCCGCATTTCTGCGCGAGCTGATTAAAAATATCATGAGCTCTGCTGGACACATTTGTGTCGGTGAAGCAGAAAATGGAAACGATGGCATTCGCCTGGTTTCTTCTGTTCTGCCCGATCTTGTATTCCTGGATATGGTAATGCCGTTACGTAATGGCTTAGAGTCTGCCCGCGCGATCAAAGAATCTCATCCTGACATTATGATCATTGGATGCTCGACGATTGATAGCGACGCCATGATTGAAAAAGCGCACGAAGCTGGCTTTGATGCCTATATCACTAAGCCGTTCACCAAAGAGAATTTATTAATGGTCGTTTCAAAAGTGTTACCGCAGGCGGGAGAATCAACACATGGAAGAACTTAA
- a CDS encoding DUF6531 domain-containing protein translates to MKKALIAVAVLFSAQAYALVDMKNANYSNTWIDMDVPGTGYDLKIIRTYNSRSLFNGMFGFGWCSDFETSMEVNGEGNIKIKECGGGMEVTYSQREVTRKDVENTINSIITKMKAEKKVGVTEAYLTSLKTQLLEDDNARADFAKKYGVAVQVKEGTKFFANGREVENFTFNKTYYTRTLPDGSAQRFSPQGKLTHIYDKNGNFLKFEYDKDLVTKVEDNNGRRLTFKYYQNKKVKSITGPNGLNVDYKFANLDDLSSVKNAWQKTYTYEYDDLHNLTKASWPDKTFIAVKYDKKNDWVTSFTDRDKCTEAYKYEFSQNDPQNHYWSTVKKVCGKETVADNKYEFWHKQRADGQFFLQRVMTTVNGNVTDISYHELFGKPTSIRRNAERISYEYYTDGLVKVKATPATRMAFEYDQTIKKVSQVSTTFFNQKGQKVTTKATQFKYDGKGNLNYAQNSDGQKISMTYDNRGRIATITDQAKKVVKIEYEERYGKPAIVTRPGLGTIQVSYKSNGEINKVDSKEGPSVAMQVASTFNNLLDIIAPATAELYL, encoded by the coding sequence ATGAAGAAGGCACTTATTGCAGTGGCCGTTCTTTTCTCGGCGCAAGCGTATGCTCTTGTCGACATGAAGAATGCCAACTATTCCAATACGTGGATAGACATGGACGTACCAGGCACTGGTTACGATCTTAAAATTATCAGAACTTACAATAGCCGTTCACTTTTCAACGGAATGTTTGGTTTCGGATGGTGCTCTGATTTCGAAACCAGCATGGAAGTTAATGGTGAAGGTAATATCAAAATCAAAGAGTGCGGCGGCGGTATGGAAGTTACCTACTCCCAACGCGAAGTCACTCGTAAAGATGTTGAAAATACCATCAACTCCATCATCACAAAGATGAAGGCTGAAAAGAAAGTCGGCGTTACTGAAGCGTACCTGACTTCTCTTAAAACTCAGTTGCTTGAAGACGACAATGCCCGTGCGGATTTCGCAAAAAAATATGGCGTCGCCGTTCAAGTTAAAGAAGGCACAAAATTCTTTGCCAACGGCCGTGAAGTTGAGAACTTTACTTTCAATAAAACGTATTACACGCGCACTCTTCCAGACGGCAGCGCTCAACGTTTTAGCCCACAAGGTAAGTTGACTCACATCTACGATAAAAACGGCAATTTCTTGAAATTCGAATACGATAAAGACCTGGTTACAAAAGTTGAAGATAACAACGGTCGTCGCCTGACTTTCAAGTATTACCAAAATAAGAAAGTTAAATCCATCACAGGACCGAATGGTTTGAATGTGGATTATAAGTTTGCGAACTTGGATGACTTGTCTTCTGTGAAGAATGCTTGGCAAAAAACTTATACTTATGAGTACGATGATCTTCACAATCTGACAAAAGCTTCTTGGCCGGATAAAACTTTTATCGCTGTTAAATACGATAAAAAGAACGACTGGGTAACGTCATTTACTGATCGTGATAAATGTACAGAGGCCTACAAGTACGAGTTCTCTCAAAACGACCCGCAAAATCACTACTGGTCTACCGTTAAGAAAGTTTGCGGCAAAGAGACTGTTGCAGATAACAAATACGAATTCTGGCATAAACAACGCGCAGATGGTCAGTTCTTCTTGCAACGTGTGATGACGACTGTGAATGGCAATGTAACAGATATCAGCTATCACGAGCTTTTTGGTAAACCGACAAGCATCCGCAGAAATGCTGAGCGTATCTCTTACGAATACTACACAGACGGCTTGGTGAAAGTAAAAGCCACTCCAGCAACACGTATGGCGTTTGAATATGACCAGACAATTAAAAAGGTCAGCCAGGTATCGACTACTTTCTTCAACCAAAAAGGTCAGAAAGTAACGACGAAAGCCACTCAGTTTAAATACGATGGCAAGGGTAACCTAAACTACGCACAGAACTCTGATGGTCAGAAAATCTCCATGACTTATGATAACCGTGGACGTATTGCTACCATCACCGATCAAGCTAAGAAAGTCGTTAAGATCGAGTACGAAGAGCGCTATGGTAAACCAGCAATCGTGACTCGCCCGGGCTTGGGCACTATTCAGGTTTCATATAAATCAAATGGTGAGATTAACAAGGTCGATAGTAAAGAAGGTCCATCAGTGGCAATGCAAGTAGCCTCTACATTCAATAACTTGCTCGACATTATCGCGCCTGCAACTGCAGAGCTATATCTCTAA
- a CDS encoding ATPase, T2SS/T4P/T4SS family: protein MAINPNCNLIAVVGGKGGVGKSVFAANFACALMTELRTQVLLIDADSKSVGDQNVIMGLKPVKTLKELSTFTGSLNSQPMNTLVTMHPSGLGYVGAVRGPEESLNISPDLLGKLMEFFSRAFKFVVVDVGNDLGPAQMAVLQEATAIMIVTTPEVLVVTQTQRLVNELLSATFPKDMFQLVVNKASPTGLSPQAISNQLQLPFLGIIPQDEATTNMALQKYQPFIISAPKTPLTASYFDLSRKLTGGVLQRLKTLSRPKPAPPASEGASAPVPGSNGMDPRTLMKIRVHNELIRTVDLKKLLTDTKDENKEKEVREKTKREITVIVDKEAPELAREERSKIIKEVLEEALGLGPLEDLLADPAVTEIMVNGHKKIFVEKSGKVALSPVTFTSNDHLRRIIERIVTPLGRQINDSTPYVDARLKDGSRVNAVIEPLSIDGPALTIRKFKKGGITAEKYIEYGSITKNMIDFLRICVENGLNVVISGGTGSGKTSLLNMLSSYIPSNERVITVEDAAELQLQQEHVVRLETRPASMEGNNAIHIRDLIKNALRMRPDRIIVGECRDGAALDMLQAMNTGHDGSMTTTHANSARECIARLETLSMMAGMDLPVRAIREQIAGAVNLIVQISRQSDGSRKIMSITEVAGMQGDVVTLAEIFRFKETGYDKNRKIQGVFQATGTIPSFIQKLSDKGVVIPREIFSNDPAAQAKPTGPNPPAQGGLMPKMPGGVVPPKKVG from the coding sequence TTGGCTATCAATCCGAATTGTAATCTCATCGCTGTTGTTGGTGGTAAAGGGGGCGTGGGTAAAAGCGTCTTCGCCGCTAACTTTGCCTGCGCCTTGATGACTGAACTGCGTACTCAGGTTCTACTTATTGATGCTGACTCTAAATCCGTCGGTGATCAAAACGTGATCATGGGTCTGAAGCCTGTAAAAACTCTGAAAGAGCTTTCGACATTCACGGGCTCTTTGAATTCTCAACCAATGAATACTTTGGTAACGATGCATCCCTCAGGCCTTGGCTATGTGGGCGCCGTGCGTGGACCGGAAGAATCTTTAAACATCTCTCCTGATCTTCTTGGCAAGCTCATGGAGTTTTTCTCTCGTGCATTTAAATTTGTCGTAGTTGACGTCGGTAATGACTTGGGACCGGCGCAGATGGCTGTTCTTCAGGAAGCCACGGCGATTATGATCGTGACTACTCCAGAAGTTCTGGTTGTGACTCAGACACAAAGACTTGTGAATGAGTTGTTGTCAGCGACATTCCCTAAAGACATGTTCCAACTTGTCGTGAACAAAGCCTCCCCAACAGGTTTGTCTCCGCAAGCTATTTCCAATCAGTTGCAATTGCCATTCTTGGGAATCATTCCTCAGGATGAAGCAACAACCAATATGGCTTTGCAAAAATATCAGCCGTTCATTATCAGTGCGCCAAAAACTCCACTGACTGCTTCATATTTTGATCTGTCTCGTAAACTTACGGGCGGGGTTTTGCAAAGACTTAAAACTCTGTCTCGTCCAAAACCAGCTCCGCCAGCATCTGAAGGCGCTAGCGCCCCTGTTCCTGGCTCCAATGGTATGGACCCGCGCACATTGATGAAGATCCGTGTGCACAATGAATTGATCCGCACCGTGGATCTTAAAAAACTTCTGACAGATACCAAAGACGAGAATAAAGAAAAAGAAGTTCGCGAAAAAACCAAGCGTGAAATCACTGTCATCGTCGACAAGGAAGCTCCGGAACTTGCACGCGAAGAACGGTCTAAAATTATCAAAGAGGTTTTAGAGGAAGCTTTGGGATTAGGTCCCTTGGAAGACTTGCTGGCTGATCCGGCTGTAACCGAGATCATGGTGAACGGTCACAAAAAAATCTTTGTCGAGAAAAGTGGTAAAGTCGCACTGAGTCCGGTGACATTTACTTCCAATGATCACTTACGCCGTATTATCGAGCGTATCGTGACGCCACTGGGTCGTCAGATCAATGATTCGACTCCTTACGTGGATGCCCGCTTGAAAGATGGTTCCCGTGTTAACGCGGTGATCGAGCCTCTTTCCATTGACGGTCCAGCACTGACAATTCGTAAATTTAAAAAAGGCGGTATCACCGCTGAGAAATATATTGAGTACGGAAGTATCACTAAGAACATGATCGATTTCCTGCGCATCTGCGTGGAAAATGGTTTGAACGTGGTGATCTCGGGTGGTACCGGTTCTGGTAAAACCTCGTTGCTGAATATGCTTTCTTCATACATTCCATCCAATGAACGTGTGATCACAGTCGAGGACGCAGCCGAGTTGCAATTGCAACAGGAACACGTGGTTCGTCTGGAAACTCGCCCGGCTTCTATGGAAGGTAACAATGCCATTCATATCCGTGACTTGATCAAAAATGCTCTGCGTATGCGTCCTGACCGCATCATTGTCGGTGAGTGCCGTGACGGCGCCGCTTTGGATATGTTGCAAGCGATGAACACAGGTCATGATGGCTCGATGACAACAACCCATGCGAACAGTGCCCGTGAGTGTATTGCCCGTTTGGAAACTTTGTCGATGATGGCCGGTATGGATCTTCCAGTACGCGCGATCCGCGAACAAATCGCTGGTGCAGTTAATTTGATCGTACAGATCTCCCGCCAATCAGATGGTAGCCGTAAAATCATGAGCATCACGGAAGTAGCCGGCATGCAGGGTGACGTTGTCACTTTGGCCGAAATCTTCCGCTTTAAAGAAACTGGTTACGATAAAAACCGCAAGATCCAAGGTGTCTTTCAAGCGACAGGGACAATACCAAGCTTCATTCAAAAATTGAGTGATAAAGGCGTTGTGATCCCGCGTGAAATTTTCAGCAACGATCCTGCGGCACAAGCAAAACCAACAGGGCCTAATCCTCCTGCACAAGGTGGATTGATGCCGAAAATGCCAGGTGGCGTAGTGCCACCGAAAAAGGTTGGATAA
- a CDS encoding type II secretion system F family protein — translation MAAVLAFLKTLLAKEWILIPLFGAIVFIMVILWAEKAIALLHKRSLGQREEVIRIMRLMGMEADQKKITILILLMSFGLGALVFLIFWPSVLVGAFFGASVTIAGWQLPLLIVRMLYERRCTSFVDQMVDGITIMANGIKAGSNPQESMKRVVEIMGNPISQEFSQVLYQMQVGDSFESALNDLGNRIPRPDVQMFVTSINILKETGGNLAETFQTIVLVIRERQKVEKKIQAMTAQGLMQGIIVTLIPFFLMIVFLVIDPAFIKPMFSTTLGLVLLFAMLALQIIGGVIIKKLVTIKV, via the coding sequence ATGGCAGCAGTTTTGGCCTTCTTAAAAACATTGCTCGCTAAAGAATGGATTTTGATTCCACTCTTTGGTGCGATCGTTTTTATCATGGTCATTCTGTGGGCTGAAAAGGCTATTGCGCTTCTTCATAAGCGCAGCCTGGGTCAACGTGAAGAAGTCATTCGCATCATGCGTCTGATGGGTATGGAAGCGGACCAAAAGAAAATCACGATACTTATTTTACTGATGAGTTTTGGATTAGGTGCCTTGGTCTTTTTGATCTTCTGGCCAAGCGTTCTGGTGGGTGCATTTTTTGGTGCCTCTGTAACGATTGCAGGCTGGCAGCTGCCACTCTTAATTGTGCGCATGTTGTACGAACGTCGTTGTACAAGTTTCGTAGATCAGATGGTTGACGGTATTACGATCATGGCGAACGGTATTAAAGCCGGCTCAAATCCTCAGGAGTCCATGAAGCGTGTGGTGGAAATCATGGGAAATCCTATCAGTCAGGAATTCTCACAAGTCCTTTACCAAATGCAGGTCGGTGACAGCTTTGAAAGCGCATTGAACGACTTGGGAAATCGCATTCCACGTCCCGATGTGCAGATGTTTGTAACCTCCATCAACATTTTAAAAGAGACTGGTGGTAATCTGGCAGAGACTTTCCAGACCATCGTCCTAGTGATTCGTGAAAGACAAAAGGTCGAGAAAAAAATCCAGGCAATGACGGCACAAGGCCTCATGCAAGGTATTATCGTTACTTTGATTCCATTCTTTTTGATGATCGTTTTTTTGGTCATCGATCCCGCCTTCATCAAGCCCATGTTTAGTACCACCTTAGGTCTAGTGTTGCTGTTCGCCATGCTGGCTCTGCAAATTATCGGTGGTGTCATCATCAAAAAACTTGTTACTATCAAAGTGTAG
- a CDS encoding type II secretion system protein GspD, whose product MKHMLLTMGLVVSLCVPVAHAEDDLSASPSTSSEDSSGAFRSRKFINLTLGIELDEKLPPIPDNVEFKGDFRRIVTASYAKDLNVIRFTPRTEGFATLTIHDKRNGKIVAEYRIDVKKSKLDKIVREMRSLLGDIEGINIKIVNDKVVVDGQILLPKDMARIFNVVSQFGNQASSIVSLSPLAQKKIAEFIARDINNPEIEVRAVNEKIILQGWANSADESARAEIIAKTYLPDRIVEAAVEKGLIKTRNPANEGVINLIQIKESAPKPPPKMIQLVVHYVELQKDYSKNFKFQFTPELGDNSQMTFQTGGEAAGGVVSSITGTVSNLLPKLNWAKQHGQARVLESTSMIVEDGKKGEIKQVTNQPYAVIGQNGTQGTAFAEVGIVTTITPVLMGEKSGSVRMDMAFKVSSMIGSTPAGAPITSSNEMSSSVVVRDRQSAAVGGLIRNSSSTGYNRPSGQKNPIISLYASKEFAKQQSQFVVFVTPVVKTSASAGSEQIKKKFRLRD is encoded by the coding sequence ATGAAACATATGCTGCTTACAATGGGGCTTGTAGTCAGTCTTTGCGTACCGGTTGCGCATGCAGAGGACGATCTTTCTGCATCACCGTCAACATCCAGCGAAGATAGCAGTGGAGCTTTCCGTTCACGCAAGTTCATCAACTTGACGTTGGGAATTGAGTTGGACGAAAAACTTCCTCCGATTCCAGATAATGTGGAATTCAAAGGTGACTTCCGTCGCATCGTGACTGCGAGTTATGCGAAAGACCTTAACGTCATTCGCTTCACTCCACGCACTGAGGGTTTTGCGACCTTAACTATCCACGATAAACGCAATGGTAAAATCGTTGCGGAATATCGTATTGACGTTAAAAAATCCAAACTTGATAAAATCGTTCGCGAGATGCGCTCTTTATTGGGTGACATCGAAGGTATTAATATCAAAATCGTAAATGATAAAGTCGTTGTCGACGGTCAGATTCTTCTCCCTAAAGATATGGCGCGTATTTTCAACGTTGTCTCCCAGTTCGGTAACCAGGCTTCTTCTATCGTGAGCTTAAGCCCCCTTGCTCAAAAGAAGATTGCTGAGTTCATCGCCCGCGACATCAATAACCCTGAAATCGAAGTTCGTGCCGTGAATGAGAAAATCATTCTTCAAGGCTGGGCAAACAGTGCTGACGAATCAGCTCGTGCCGAGATCATCGCAAAAACTTATCTTCCGGACCGCATTGTGGAAGCCGCTGTGGAAAAAGGTCTTATCAAGACTCGTAATCCAGCGAATGAAGGTGTCATTAATCTGATTCAAATTAAAGAATCAGCACCGAAGCCACCTCCAAAGATGATTCAGTTGGTTGTTCACTACGTAGAATTGCAAAAAGACTACTCTAAGAACTTTAAGTTCCAGTTTACGCCGGAGCTTGGTGATAACTCGCAAATGACTTTCCAAACTGGCGGTGAAGCAGCTGGTGGTGTCGTGAGCTCAATCACAGGTACAGTTTCAAACTTGTTGCCGAAACTGAACTGGGCGAAACAACATGGTCAAGCCCGCGTTCTTGAGAGCACAAGCATGATTGTGGAAGACGGCAAAAAAGGTGAAATTAAACAGGTAACGAATCAGCCTTACGCAGTTATTGGGCAAAACGGTACTCAAGGTACGGCCTTTGCCGAAGTAGGTATCGTAACGACGATCACTCCGGTTCTGATGGGTGAAAAGTCTGGTAGCGTTCGTATGGATATGGCCTTTAAGGTATCCAGCATGATCGGTAGTACTCCTGCCGGTGCACCCATCACGAGCTCGAATGAAATGTCCAGCTCCGTGGTTGTTCGTGACCGTCAAAGTGCTGCGGTGGGTGGTTTGATCCGTAACTCATCCTCGACTGGTTACAACCGTCCATCTGGACAAAAGAACCCTATCATCAGCTTGTATGCATCCAAAGAATTCGCAAAACAACAAAGTCAATTTGTGGTTTTCGTAACTCCAGTTGTTAAGACCTCCGCAAGTGCGGGCTCTGAACAAATTAAGAAAAAATTCCGTCTGCGCGACTAA
- a CDS encoding Flp1 family type IVb pilin, which translates to MKKFKNFSKNLLKNKRGQGATEYILLLVVVVGLVMIFKKDIQTTVKEKIAELQGNIGGVTAE; encoded by the coding sequence ATGAAAAAGTTTAAGAACTTTTCTAAGAATCTTTTGAAGAATAAACGCGGTCAAGGTGCAACTGAGTACATTTTGCTACTCGTAGTTGTTGTCGGACTTGTGATGATCTTCAAAAAAGATATCCAAACTACAGTAAAAGAAAAAATTGCTGAGCTTCAAGGAAATATCGGCGGCGTAACTGCTGAGTAA
- the cpaB gene encoding Flp pilus assembly protein CpaB — translation MGSNDTRNLWLSIAAGIFATFLLYSYSQEKKAEYDKRFGSTKRVVVAKEDIAEMQTIYDTMVETKDMPADFIQPDAVTIPDEIIGNVAAVPIRKGQMVVKNNLLTPGPDTGISLQVAPSKRAVSIPVDEIRGVAKLIRPGDRVDIYAAVDSGKGVAQRREVFTLMSDVPVLATGLSVVNNIPRMFELDSSGKNLNQIALTGDTKYTTITVEATPKEAQDLFYILSTAPGNLFFALRNPSDRTIPVRAPSSTSDSVLGKPVVTLDSAPAAPPVMIPQQRPQMIQPMQQRAPQPTQQRRNGFKTL, via the coding sequence ATGGGATCTAACGACACTAGAAATCTATGGCTATCGATTGCAGCGGGTATATTCGCTACCTTCTTGCTTTATAGCTATTCCCAGGAAAAGAAAGCTGAATACGATAAGCGCTTCGGTTCCACTAAGCGTGTGGTTGTTGCAAAAGAAGATATCGCTGAAATGCAGACAATTTATGATACAATGGTAGAGACAAAGGATATGCCGGCCGATTTCATTCAACCGGATGCTGTCACAATTCCAGACGAAATCATCGGCAACGTAGCGGCGGTACCAATTCGTAAAGGCCAAATGGTTGTGAAGAACAATCTTCTTACACCAGGTCCGGATACAGGTATCTCGTTGCAAGTCGCACCAAGTAAGCGCGCCGTTTCTATCCCCGTGGATGAGATTCGTGGTGTTGCTAAACTTATCCGTCCTGGCGATCGCGTAGATATCTATGCCGCTGTGGATTCAGGTAAAGGTGTGGCGCAACGTCGTGAAGTGTTTACTTTGATGAGTGACGTCCCAGTTCTGGCAACAGGTTTAAGTGTTGTAAACAACATTCCTCGTATGTTCGAACTGGATTCTTCGGGTAAGAATTTGAATCAGATCGCACTGACTGGTGATACGAAATATACGACGATCACAGTCGAAGCGACACCGAAGGAAGCACAGGATTTATTTTATATTTTATCTACAGCGCCAGGAAATTTGTTCTTTGCGCTTAGAAACCCAAGTGATCGTACAATCCCAGTCAGAGCACCTAGCTCGACATCGGATTCGGTCCTGGGCAAACCGGTGGTAACTCTGGATTCGGCTCCCGCAGCTCCTCCAGTGATGATTCCACAACAGCGACCGCAGATGATACAGCCAATGCAGCAACGAGCACCACAACCGACGCAGCAACGTCGAAACGGGTTTAAGACTTTGTAG